AAATTCTAAAATGGTTTCTGGAAGATCAACTGACTTCAGAGAGGAGAGGAGTGGCCACAACCcacctgaaattaaaaaaaaaaacccaactatgCAGCATGCCAAATTAGAATGAGAACAGAGGTACAAGATTATAAACAGAATGCGTCAAACTTGTCTTAAGTTTACCTAAAGTTTATTTTCATCAGGCAACTTCGATCAACAATAAATTGACGTTCTAAGCTAACAagtctttagaatttttatatgttAGTAAACATTctctatattgttatttttattatccaaggctaattctaaaatgtttagtaaaatttaaaaatgagtcttCATTGATCAAAAAATGAAGTTTGTTAAAGTTAGTACTTTCCTAATTAAATTGGTCATTGTTGGTCTTTTTGTTTGGGACTTCTGCAAAACTCCACTGAAAATAAATTAGTAGAAATTGTTCCTAAAAacccaaaactgaagaatttaGTCAATTgttttcacaaagaaaagaaggaaatttgcTTAATTAGTAGAGCGTATCATCTCTATTATTCTTGTTGTTCTTGATTAGTGTTCTGAGACAGATATGATGGCAAGTAATtacacaattaaaataaatatatagatttttattgtattatttatttatttatttatttgagtatcAGCctcactctctcatccaggctggagtgcaatggcacagtacCATCTccctacaaactctgcctcctgggttcaagtgattctcctgccttagcctcctaaatagctgggattacaagcgtgcaccaccataccaggatgatttttgtatttttagtaaagacaggatttcaccatgttggccaggctggtctcaaactcctgacctcgagtgatcctcctgcctcagcctcccaaagtgtggggattacaggcgtgagccaccgtgctgggccaagatttttaaattaagtgaaaaaaaaaaaaaaaagatcatgcaAAGCCCTTGAAATCATTATGGCCTAATTCTAAAGTTTTTTACTACTATGCTATGACTCAACATCAGTTAAGGGCTCACTCTGGAACAGGTGCTACATTAAATTTTAGCAAACGTCAAAAGATCCCTGTGTGATAACAGGCTTCAGTGTTGAAGTTTGTGTGCGTGTACTAGTCTCGAAGTTTCTGGTGTCCACTAATCCAGTATTAGTCTAGACACCCACAAATCTAGTTAGACTTCAGAGTAGAACTGAGAGTAATCCTTACCACGGGAGACTGCGGTGTGGTGtctatttggaaattatttttccttgatTGTTCTTTGCCTTCTATGAGTTCTTCAATGcaaagaatatttttacattgttATATGGTTAAACTGATTAGTCTTTCTCTTAAACTTCTCCCTCTGTGATCTTACTTAGGTTTCTCCTACCCATActattttatgtacatatttacaATGTTTTTTCTTATACTGTTTTttgactcattttatttttcagctattttagtgtaacaaaaataatatcaatTAATTGCAAAAATACTGAAGTGGCATATAACTTTCTGAAGTgcgtatgtatttttattttaccaaggaGATGGGGGGAATGCCGTGTTATGTTTTTACATACATTTTGGCTGTTACACAGATGAAGCATCTTCTCGCTTGTTAATACATGATGTATACTATTTCTTCTGTGCAATTCCTCTTTAAATTCTTCACTCATTTTCCACTGGGGTTTGCAAGGTTCAAGTTACTTGAATAAGCTCTACATATTCTGAATATTCCCTTTTTGTTATATATACCgtgtaaatattttcttcgagtctgttatttgtcttttaacattATCAATAGtttgctaaaaattttttttaggtaGTAAAATTTGTCCATCTTTTACTTCGTGATATTTGTATTTCATGTTATGAATCAAAGGCAtgactatttttcaaatttagttttttgcagtactgattttatattttatctcagtttttatgttatttgaaattcattattatttgtttttcacatttcagTTAATACCCAAATTTCTCAAAGCAGTTCTTTTCTCTACTGATTTCAAATGCTACATTTGTCATCTCTGGAATTCCTATATATTTCATGTCTGACTGCCACACTACTGCTGTGGATGTGTTTTGTACCAGCACAGTACTGTAGGGTTGTCAAATGATCTGGTATCTGGTAAAAGTGGACTTCCACTCActgttgctttcttctttccagaGAATAAAGAAGTGATTTTTATATCGGTTCTCATTTTTGTATTAACTTTGAAGTAGTTTGCCCAATCACATGCCAATTACCATCTGTTGAAATTTCAGTGTTTTTAGATGTGAATTTTAGGAGTaaaaaccatctttttttttttttttagcacttcagatttttattgtcttttttcaattcaaaatatattctaaatttcaTTTCGATCGttgtttctttatgaattatttaGAAGTCTGATATTTGATTTCCAAACACTTGTGGTTTACTAAGTATCTTAATAATactgactttttttctgtttcaatttttattttagtttcagggggCACATGTGCAactttgttatgtaggtaaattgCCTGTTGCTGGGGTTTGGTGGCAAAACAATTTAGTCACTGacgtagtgagcatagtacctgacaggtataggtagtttttcagtcctcaccccTTTCCACCCTCTCCTCTCACACAGGCACCCTGTGTAGTATCGACTGGTCCCTTTTTTGCCCATGTGTAGTCAGTGTTTAGCTCTTACAGGTGataatatgtggtttttgtttcctcttcctgtgttaatttgcttgattAATTTGGTAGATGtagcctccagctacatccatttTGTTGAAAAAgccataatttcattcttttttgtggcgcATAGTGTTTCATTGTGTATGTACTACACGTCTTTATCTAGTCCACCACTGATGCGcctctgggttgattccatgtcttttctattgtgaacagtgctgtgataaacatacaaggACATATGTcattttggtagaatgatttctgttcctttgtgtataaacccagtaatgagatagctgtgtcaaatggtagttctgtttaagtgctttgagaaatcttcaaactgctttctacCATGACTGAATTGATTTACATTCCCAGCCCACTgtgtaagttttctcttttctgcagCCCCACCAACATCTGTTACTTTCTGACTTCTTATTactagccattctgattggtgtgagatggtgcctcattgtggttttgatttgcatttctctaataattagtgatttgAGAAGTTGAGTATttattcatatgcttgttggctgcatgaatgtctctTGAGAAGTCTCTGTTcttgtcttttgtccattttttaatggggttgtttgttttctgcttataattttgtttaatttctttatagattctggatgacGCTTTTGTcaggtgcatagtttgcaaaaattttctcccattctgcaggttgtctgcttactctgttgatagtttcttttgctgagcataATCTCTCTAGCTTACTTAGGTCCCATGTGTCtatgtttttgttgcaattgcttttggacaCTTGGTCTTGAAAACTTTGCTATAGTTTATGGCCAGAATGGTATGTCCTGGTGGTAAGATATTTTTGGCTATTCAGACTATTTTTCGGTtttatataagttttaaaatagtttcttttctcattctgtgaaaAACGACTTGGTAGTTTGATataatagtattgaatctgtaaattactttaggcagtaaggccattttaacattatttcttcccattcatgagcatagaatgtttttccattggtttgtatcatctctgatttatttatttatttatttatttatttctattttctttctttttgcttccttccttcccttcctctcttcctccctttcttttttttccttccctccctccctccctccctccctcccttccttccttccttccttcctgatggagtttcgctcttgttgcccaggctggagtgcaatggcatgatctcagctcactgcgacgttcacttcccaggctcaagtgattcttctgcctcagcctctcgagtagctgggattacaggtatgcaccaccacacttggctaactgtattttcagtagagatggtgtttctccatgttggtcaggctggtctccaacttctgacctcatgtgatctgcctgcctcggcctctcagagtgctgggattacaggcgagagccaccgcacccagccatcatCTCCGATTTCTtacagcagtgttttataattctcactgtagagatctttcacctccatggttagttgtattcctagatatttcattCTTCTTGTTGCTGTTATGAATGGGGTTGCAGaactgatttggctctcagcttgaacattgttggtgtatagaattGCCACTGAGGAATGCCATTGAAGAATTGCCACATAGTTTttgacaatggttgaactcatttacactcccacctgcAGGATAtacatgttcctttttctccataaccttggagagaaaaaaatgccactttttgtacattgcttttgtatcctgagacttgatAAACAACTGAAGTTATTTATCTGTCCTAGGAGCTTTTGGGCGGGGACTGAAGGGATTTCTAGGTATGGAATCATATTGTTACATTGTTTGTGAAAAGAGATATTTCACTTCTTCTCTCCTTGTTggatggcttttctttctttctcttgcctggttgctctggctaggacttcttgtactgtgttgaataggatgACAGTTGACATCCTAGTCTTGTTCTGGTTCTCTGGggaatggttccagcttttgcccatttggtatgatggTGGCTGTGGGCTTGTTATAGATGACTCTtactattttgtgatatgtttttTCAATGCCTAgtgttttgaggatttttaacatGATAGATGCTGAATTTTATGGAAAGCctctctgcatcttttgagatgatcatgtggtttttgtttttagttctgtttatgtgatgaatcacatttattgatttgcatatgctgaaccagccttgcaggAATAAAGCTTACTTGATCACAAtagattaactttttgatgtgttaCTGAATTTGGTTtctcagtattttgttgaggtttttttctttcttagagtcTTGGTCTCgtattttgttgaggtttttttctttcttggagtcTTGGTCTCGTCtctagactggagtgctgtggcacagtcttggctcactgttttCCAGGGTGTTGAGATGTAACTTCCCCATGTCACACTAGGTGTTGTTTCCCACGTTTTCATAACATGATGGATTGGGGGTGTTGCGAGCATTGGGAAAAGAAAACCGAGGTGGCTTAATGTTGCTGTGTTTCAGCAGTTGAATGTTTtgattatttatgtgtttttctttgtatgaTTATTTGGTTAGTATTTAATATCATGTAGTGCTCTGTCTTCTCCCAAAATGATGTGTATTTAACTTAGGAAAGAAATGTAAAGTTTGGTAAATATGATGGGTCATGAAGGTGCAGTGAGACTGACTCCATCCTACTTTCAGGGATAGGCCATCCCTCTCTGACAGTGAAAAGTGACACTATCTTTACACCATAGTACCACACAGGGCTAGAGCTTCCCTGAACCAGCTGGGGATTGTTACCTAGACCCAATGTTGTTTATTGTTAAATCTTGTGGCTTGAAATATCTACTAACGGAATTGGATATCTGAGTCTAAGTTACTATTTCTGACATACATAATTGAATCAAATGCAGgatatatatgttaattttttaaatttaccacTTTATTTCAATTATTCTACCAAGCTCATGAAATATTTCACTATTTGTCATAAAAGTGAGGTTATGGCACATGTATTCTAAGATTTAATACATTGTTTCTAGGGGAGATTGAAATATAGTATCCTGAATCTTAAATATTATAGAACTTTTAAACAATTTGGCTTAGTTGGAGAAGGCTGTGGCATATTTAAGGATGTTATGTATTCCACATTACTACTTAAGAAACAGATTTTCAGgcttggtatggtggctcatgcccataatacctttgggaggctgaggcaggaggattgcttgaggccacgggtttgagaccagcttaggcaacagaggaagacttgggttctgtgaaaaaaaaatcaaaaaagaaacatgCTTTTGAGataatagtgagaaacttttgatTCTGTTACATGTCACACTAAGACTAATTGAAGATAAGGAAAATTGATTCTGGAGATAACAGAGACAAGGTAGACAGAACACGTTGATTTCTGATGTAACAGACAGTGTTTGATGAAACTGTTTATAGAAAGGAAAGCCAAAGTGCCTTATTTTTCTGAGATACCTTTTAATAACCCAACTGGTAGGTGAATAAAgcttttgaaaaaattcaaagcaaatgTTACTAATCACCAGACAAGTAAATTGTAGTTCTGACAAGCATCCACTGATACAGAATCATTGAATTCTAGAGCTGGTCAGGGCTTTTTAAAGGCATCTATTCCAATGctgataatttacaaagaaagggcTGAGAATCATAGTTATTACATaacctgcccaaagtcacaacGGTAGTTAAGTAGCCACATTGGGACTCATAACTCCTTATCTTGAGTTCTAGACCAGAGCTCTCTATCCTAAAGCAATGTCAgagttattcttttttattataataataaaaagtaattttttatgcagactgggtctcactgtgtcggcCAGCCTGGACTCAAGTTCCTGGCGTTAAgcgatccatctgctttggccttccaaattgctgagattataggcaagagccaccacacaccTGGTCTTTGGAGGGACTCTTGCTTTGTGTGTTTGGGCTGGTCTTCCTCTGTAGTCACTAAGATGTTCCTGCAGTATAGTATGAAACCTTTCTGCACAAATTCAGTGGatcctgtgattttattttacatgtaataaGATACATTACAAATAAATTCACAATTAATAAGCTAGACAATTCACAGTCAGTAACCTATGGCCTAGAAAGGTTTATTCCTTTATCCATACATGTTTATAAGGAAATGCTTGAAGAAGTCGTCTAAATATGCAGATTCCTAACCATCCCCAAGAGAAAGGGAACCACTGGAAGGCAACTTGGGAGGGTGTGTGGGGTTGTTCTGAGGTTGTGAAAGCCactgaaattcacacataaggaGGTAGAAAGGGTAGGTACTTTTGAGTACCTACAAGTGCAGGGTATAACTTGGGCTTCATTAAGATGCACCACCTTTGGGGTCAGATGGAACTGGATTGAGTCCCAGTTACATCTTTCATTACTACACGCTAGTGAATTTGTTTTCAAGTCCTCTGagtctcagtcttctcatctataaaacatggGGTTGTTATGAGGCTTACATATGGTACATGTGTAAAAATGTAGACACAATGCCTGTCATTTTGTAAGTGTTCAATATATGGAGGGGGAAGTATTAGTTTTccctcatttaatttttagaacaaGTCTATAAAATTTGAGTTATTCATATTTCTTAGACAAACCAAGCATGAGAAAGATTCCATAAATCCCCACAGTCACAAAGCAGCTCCCAGTACTTTTACTTGGTAATTACTAGTTAAAAGTGGCAATGGCTGggaccagtggctcatgcctgtaatcccagcactttgggaggccaaggtggtggaccacttgaggtggggagttagagaccagcctgaccaacatggagaaaccccggctctcctaaaagtacaaaattagccaggtgtggtggtgcatacctgtaatcccagcttcttgggagggttgaacccaggaggctgaggttgtgatgagccgagatcatgccattgcattccagcatgggcaataagagtgagactccatctccaaaacaaaacaaaacaaaatgtaccGTGTaaaccaggatgatctcgatcttctgacctaaTCATCCactcacgtcagcctcccaaagtgctggagtcaCAGGATTGAGCCACCCTGGCTGGCCCAGTTTTCTTTTACATAAGCCTTTTCATTTGTTGAAACCATAGATTCTAAGTTGCTCTGTCCaagtgaaaattagaaaaatgtgatGTACTTagtgtataaattttagaaaacttcCCTTACTACTCTCGTTAGTTTGATTGAatatgtgtgtaattttttaaaaatgtaaactgaataaatatgtattgaaaatgTAAGTTGTCATCACAGAGTACACTTAGTTCATGGCAATGCTTTCTCTGAAGGCAACTGCAAAAACttactctctcttctttttagttTGCAAGAACTCAGAGGCCACAGGGGAAAGGGAGTTCTTTGGATATGAGATAACGCATGAAGCAGATGTGGTTACAGTAATTTTGGTATAATTCATTGTAAGGTGATGATCTCTAGGAACGTCatcacagtggagaaacctgaaagCTCCCAGCAGCCAGCAATGAATGAAAGGTGTGGGCGGGGCTGCCAacagggtggggcctggtgagccATGTGCCTGGGCTCCCACAtcacagtgggggtgggggtgcctcATAGAGGAGACTCTGCTGATTGGTTCCTGGGCACAAGGTTGGAACTCTGGTGGTTGGTAGGGCAACCTCCTTCAGTTGGTAGAAAGCAGCGGAAGGAGGAACTCCCTCTGTGCTGTCTTCTCCGCGATCTCAGCTCTCAGGCTTGTTGTATCTAGACCCATTTTAAATAAAGCAGGTTCCCTTAAGACCAGTCATCTCAGGGGAGGCAGCTGAGGCGGGGCGTGAGCTGTTAGTGGGGTGCAGCCCCATAGCCAGGGGCTGGCCCTGCCAGCGTGCCTGTGTTTGAAAGAGGTGAAGTGTTGAACTCTGCAGACTGGGAGGCAAGGGAAGGTCTAAGTTGCTGGAGAGGAGCCAACGTGCCCCATGGGGAACACGCTGGGTTGTTTTTGCCCCAAAGTTCGCTGCAGGCGAGGTCTGCGTAGGCTGTCTGAGGATCTGTCCATCTCTGACATCAGTGAGGCGATGGCAAGCATAGGTGCGGGCCAAGACAGAAGGAACATGTCCAACACCAGTGCCAGACCCATTTGGGGCCCGAGCTGGCTGTGTGGGGTGGTGTCTGGCAGCTGCGATGACATCTATAAGGCAGTGTCAAGCATAAGTGCAGACCAAGGCAGAGAGGAGCAGAGGCCGGGCAGAGGGATCATGGAGCTCCCCAATGCCAGACCCAAGCAGAGCCAGAATGGGGTGCATGGGGCAGAACCAATAGAGTGGGAGGTGGTGGAAGCACCAGGCCCTACTGCTGTGGAGCCTGCCCTGTGGGATTTGGGAGCCGGTGAGGGCCATGACCTGCAGCACATCAGCGACCAGGAGATGCCCAAAGGTAAGGAGATGAATGAAACTGTTTGCCCTCAGGCACGCCTCTGGCTGACACTGATATCAGTTctcaccccttcccccaccccagagGCATCCACAGCCTCCggctcctccctcctgcccctagccagctttcccaggcCCATGTACCAGGCAGGAGGACTGGCCCTGCCTCGTGCCTGCCCCCAcccttcattctttcttcctgctGCATCTGGaggtttctttcctcctccctaccCCAATGCCCAGTTCTGGTTCTTTTCTCAACCCCAGGCTGGCCAAAAGCTAAGTTTTCCAAATAGAAAATGTATGCTACAGATTTCATTGCTGTAGAGGAAGTGTCTTACAGCTCTTCTGTTTACTTTGGTTGGCCTCttactttatttaaatgttagaatAATTAAGCTTCATGATAAATGTGACTTTGTAGCTGAAAGGTATTGTTCTCTCAGAATATTCAAAAATggtgaaagaatgaacaaagataGTATGTGAATGAATTGTGCCTTTATACACAAAGCATGCCAGTACTTGTGAAAGCTTTTCCTTATTCGGTGGTGTAAAGTAAGCCTCTGAGTGCTTTCACACACCAGGTAGCAGATGGGTAGTGTTGGATGACGGCCCAAAATAGACTCTTCATATCATTTTTGGGGATTTATAACACATTTATAGGTATGTCTCATttgaccctgtctacaaaaaaatggtttataattagccagatatggtggcttgcacccacagtcccagctgcaagagaatctcttgagcccagaagtttgagccTTCATTGAGTTCTGCTGGCTCCATCTCAccattgcaccactccagcctgggcaacagagtgagactttgtctttttaaaaaattgtttttgcccCAAACAGCTCTTTGTTTTAAGACATCTGAAATATTGAGCAGGTGTCTGACCACAGTAATTGACCACAGCCTCTTACTGCTTGAGATTTTCCCTGAAAGGTGCTGGTAATAGCAGCCTAGAGGAAGGTGGTTATATTTGATAAGTAGAGGGAGGAGGGCATGCATGTGATTCATCTAAAAGTTGCATCTGTTTATTTAGGTGCAAGTTTGAAAAAGAAGTCCCAGCCCCTTCCTGGTTTTATTCCACATGCATGGAGAGATCCTGTGATTTTTGCATTCTCCAGTAGAATTGGGACATTGGTGCCTTTATTTTCTTGACATTTATTACTAAGAACTTTTCTCAAGACTGTGATGCAAATGGTTATGTAGCTTTAAAAAGAATCTTTTCTACTCACCTCACTTATAACATTGTTTCCTCTTCTTCTGCTACAGATACTGCTTCTGACCATCCAAGGGCAAGCACACTCTTCCTGAGAAGGTATCAAATGAGCGATGAGACAATGTTGTTTCCGCCTTCAAGGAAAACCTACAACTTTTCTGTCTTGTGTATTACAGAAAGTATTTAGAGAAACTCAGATATTAGTTAAAAAGTTCAACTTTTCATAGATTTCCTTGTCTTATTTTCATATGTGATATAATTTCCTTTAGTTGTCACTGTTTATGGAAACATACAGACTTTGTGTTTACACATTTGGTGACTTTTTACCAACACAATTAATTGGCCACATGATTTAGTGTAGTAGTCACAGATTTATGCCTTTTTCTTCATacataaagaaaacaacaacaacagtaacaacaacaccCCAAGAAGTTCCTGTATGAACTCAGAGCaggaactcactcatcaccaaggggatggcgctaaggcattcatgagggatctgcccccatgatccaaagacttccccacctccaacactggggattacatttcagcatgagatttggagggcacACACATTGCctaatttgttttgcctttccttatgTACATGGGGATTCTTTCATTTGATCGTAAGAGAATATGTGTTAGGTCAAAAAgtaaaactgtgtttttaaattttacattatgagATTCATCATGCCagattatttaaatgttaaattttgcttaaattaaaaaatttttttaaattgattttttatatatggtgataATCAGATTTATCTTGTTTTATATAGTGATGGTCAGATGATTAGCAAGTACTTTTATTCTATGCTATTTTATTATACCAGAATTgattagttatatttttatttttagtgcaagGAAAGAGGAGAAGCTTTCGCCTATATTCTGTAAGTAagcttttgaaaagttaaattaattgtttaaattaaaagTCTATCTGTCATGATTCCTTAGAAATGTAACAGGGACCCAGTGCTGTTAGCATGATCCTTTCTTGGTGAATTTTCTaactcttttctattttcctaagTGTCAGATTTATGCAGGAAAGTCTTTAACTTACTGTGCCCATTTTTAGGGCTGTCTGACatttatgttaaatttaaattatttggttGTGATATAAAGATCTgccttaaatatttaatcttttaaaatgaaatcaaatggaaaataGCAAAGTCCATTTTCTTCAACACTTTCTGCTGACTCCCTGTCATAGCAGCTGAAAGTGCAGCATCCTCACTCCACTGCGCCCTTATTTCCCTCCCCGTTTCTTCCACCTGtaacacatttttaattaaatcatgAAGTGATATTTACATGATTATGACTATGCACATCATATTCACTGCTGAGTCATGTAATGTTCTGAGTGTGCCTCCTCCTTGTACatccttcattctttctcttaaatatttctgaaacctGAACACTTCTGCACTTCTCCCAGATAACCTCCCTTTTCCTAGCCCATGATGGCTCATAAAGCCAAATAATGACCATTAGCCTCCAGCTGGTCTCTTTGTTTTCACAtccttcatttgtgtgtgtgtggaattgATTTTCTGACTATATTCCTTTGGCTCTCTAATGACTGTTCTTCCCCAAGAGTTGTAACATGTGTCACACGCCTatcaaaaatgtgttttatttactaaaaaatacattccatgtttttttcttgaagcAAGTTTACTTGGCCTTTCATTATCATCCTCAGGATAGACTGTGTTTTCCTAGGCTGCCCTGCACCTGTTGGCCCGGGAGCTCTCTCTGAAATCTTCTGGGACCACTAATGTTGGGTCCCTGAGTCCTAGACTGTGCATTGCCCTCTGCCTTTTGTTATTCCCCAGtggtgctggagtgcagtttctGAGGAAAGGCTCATGTACACACATGTTTAGAGATCTGGGCTTTCTTAAAACCCCTCCTTTGATATAGAGTATAAAATTCTAGAATGAAAACTAAATGTCATggcttgaaaacatttttctattgcatttttattatactgtTTTTGAAAGTATTGCCATTGTGTGATACGTCATATGTAATCAATGTTTCCATCTGTCAAGTTTTTAGGACCTTCTGTATCCCTGAAATTCTGAAATTGTATCACAGAGCTTGGTATggaccttttattttattgtgaccATTAAGTCTACAATAAAAGTTAGAGAATTTTTCTGTGTGctctgttttgttattattttagtcTAATGATTCAGATGTTGGACCTCTTAGACCAGTATTTCTGCATTGATCTGTAATTTCTTCACCTCTGATTTTCcagtttgtcttttgttctgttcttAGAGATTCTTTGACTGTCCATGCTAACTGttctattgaattttttaaaatctccttaagGGTGTTTTAAGATTTGTAAAAAAGTTTTGCTCCTGAAATTTTACTGGTCCCAGGAATTTCTTTTTTCGTGTTGTTTTGATCTTTCATTGGAGGCTTTGCTCAAATGTGTGGTGGTCTTTGGCTTTCTTTCATTGAAAGCAGGACCTTTTTTCACTGAGGGGGTCTCACTGTAGGGATTTGGATGTCGAGGCAGCTTTTCCTTTGAGGGACATCAGTGTATTATATGAGGGAATGAGGGTATTTTCTTTGCCATGGTTCAGTTTTCTTTCAAGAAGGGTCTCCCAATTTTCTGCCTGGGCAGTGCAAACATGGCTGC
The Callithrix jacchus isolate 240 chromosome 20, calJac240_pri, whole genome shotgun sequence genome window above contains:
- the LOC144580533 gene encoding uncharacterized protein LOC144580533, coding for MGNTLGCFCPKVRCRRGLRRLSEDLSISDISEAMASIGAGQDRRNMSNTSARPIWGPSWLCGVVSGSCDDIYKAVSSISADQGREEQRPGRGIMELPNARPKQSQNGVHGAEPIEWEVVEAPGPTAVEPALWDLGAGEGHDLQHISDQEMPKDTASDHPRASTLFLRSARKEEKLSPIFCYVTAV